From the Mobula birostris isolate sMobBir1 chromosome 22, sMobBir1.hap1, whole genome shotgun sequence genome, the window TACACAATTGTCCGTTCTGTTTGACTTCAGTCTGAAGCAATTGCTCCGAGTCCGCCCGGCTCACCAAGCCGGAGAAGCCCGAGCCGAAGATggagatgagattggagatgtTGGAAGGGTCCGTGCAGTCCAGGGTTTGGCCGGAGCCCGAGTAGTCTTCGAACCTGACCCGCTTAATCGGCGAAAAGTCCTCGGTTTCGTTCGGGTAAAAGCTATTGCCTGAGTCCGACTTGCGCTTCCTGCCGCCGGTTCCGCCGCCGCTGGCGCAACAACAGGCGCAATCCTGAAGGTAGCCGTTGTCTACCGTGGTGACCGTGTGAGTGTCCAGATCCAGCACCGTGGTCTTGGTACAGTGGGTCCCACCAACGCCACCACCTCCCGACGGCTCATAGTTCGTGCCGGGGTACGAAGCCGAACAAGAGAGTCTGTACAGAGGGTGCTCAGGCTCTGTGTCCTTACTGAGTTGAGTGTCCAGGTGGCCGGGCTGGTGGTCTAGCGGGCTGCACTCGCTCTCCACTTGGCTGCCGTTTCCCTCTACCATCTCTTCTACCACTTCGAGCGGGTGACTGCCTTGGACCTCTCCCGAGATGTCTAGCATGTCGTGTACCTCCTCGTACTGGTGCATGCCGTAGATCTCGGCGTACTTCTCGCTCATGTAGACTTGCCTGGCGTTTCGGAGCACATAGGAGACCAGGAGGTTCTTGTGAAGCTTGATGCCTCCTCTCTGAGTTCTCGAATTGTGGATTTTGCGGAGAGAGATTGTGATCAAGCTTTGTGCATTGACGGCACAATCCATCATTACCGACCGCCGTTGGCTCCCACCTCAGTGAACAAGCCACTTTTTGTTAGTTGCCCCCTCACAAAAAGAGTCCAGTCCTGTACTtgggcgggaggggaggggagctgAGCTGAGCTCTGCACGGAACCTTCGCCTTTTTctgagtgcctgtgtgtgttccCTACCAACAATACGCCTCCTCTCTTCCTCCTCCTGCACTAACACTGCGAGCAATAAGAGGGTTTAGTGCAAGGCACAGCATTTATATGGCATGAATGAGTCATTTGCAATCTTCTCTGACCACTCAGACTGCAGAATCGGAGGCTGATGGACAGCATCACCCCGCCTCCCTACCCACAAGCAGCCAATGGGAGCGAGGCGGTTCCTCATTGCTGTTTAAATCCACTGTGCAAGCTTTAAC encodes:
- the ier5l gene encoding immediate early response gene 5-like protein; the encoded protein is MMDCAVNAQSLITISLRKIHNSRTQRGGIKLHKNLLVSYVLRNARQVYMSEKYAEIYGMHQYEEVHDMLDISGEVQGSHPLEVVEEMVEGNGSQVESECSPLDHQPGHLDTQLSKDTEPEHPLYRLSCSASYPGTNYEPSGGGGVGGTHCTKTTVLDLDTHTVTTVDNGYLQDCACCCASGGGTGGRKRKSDSGNSFYPNETEDFSPIKRVRFEDYSGSGQTLDCTDPSNISNLISIFGSGFSGLVSRADSEQLLQTEVKQNGQLCSKQALASLGAWTRAIVAF